From one Anopheles cruzii chromosome 3, idAnoCruzAS_RS32_06, whole genome shotgun sequence genomic stretch:
- the LOC128269910 gene encoding serine proteinase stubble, whose product MFIVATLLTLIVPFLSHLSGQLIWSYKCRLKRLSMVDIDLKISTMWSRWKASILLLTVCCWIAEQYTVPVAALAAAASGSSHNYKINPKPCSVNGNEGTCMFVWECIKSEGQHVGMCMDQFMFGSCCSHNLTENVIPQNYQQMLTYRPKPSAPSGGGGGKYKPPKPSTFVSSNGYTTIYRPNGSGTLVIRPSHNHHHQQSYPHHHQHTYHHHKPSSGGLSSSSSVSSGGAFVTGSNQFSHKPTEGTVNKHSTLSTLVQQSVAAAGATVPDQEMAASAATGIFTTHWQATTEPSFITRTKPPKPNKPSKKPILSITNNIQSTVLKPKPSAKPTKQSTSTTTTTTTPRPTTTTSSSTTTTTTTTTSTTTTASPTTSGSSSSTSRTPGAVSDPSVIDVDEVSPSISSYTTAPGRSTISAARNADCGVQTMGRPETRIVGGKNAPFGRWPWQVSVRRTSFFGFSSTHRCGGAVINDNWIATAGHCVDDLLTSQIRIRVGEYDFSHVLEQLPYIERGVARKVVHPKYNFFTYEFDLALVKLEQPLVFAPHISPICLPATDDLLIGENATVTGWGRLSEGGTLPSVLQEVSVPIVSNDRCKSMFLRAGRHEFIPDIFLCAGHDTGGQDSCQGDSGGPLQVKGKDGHYFLAGIISWGIGCAEANLPGVCTRISKFVPWIMETVL is encoded by the exons ATCTAAAAATCTCCACCATGTGGAGTCGATGGAAGGCATCGATTCTACTGTTAACGGTTTGCTGTTGGATCGCTGAGCAGTACACGGTACCGGTGGCAGCGCTGGCGGCTGCGGCCTCGGGTTCTAGTCACAACTACAAGATCAATCCGAAGCCCTGCTCGGTGAACGGCAACGAGGGCACGTGCATGTTCGTCTGGGAATGCATCAAATCCGAGGGCCAGCACGTGGGCATGTGCATGGACCAGTTCATGTTCGGGTCCTGCTGCTCGCACAATCTGACCGAAAATGTGATACCTCAGAACTACCAGCAGATGCTGACCTACCGGCCGAAGCCCTCGGcgcccagcggcggcggtggcggcaagtATAAACCACCGAAGCCAAG TACATTCGTTAGTAGTAACGGGTATACGACCATCTACCGACCAAACGGAAGTGGGACGCTGGTGATACGACCGTcgcacaaccaccaccaccagcagtcgtatccccaccaccaccagcacacgtATCACCACCACAAACCGAGCAGTGGCGGCCTTAGTAGTTCCAGTAGCGTTAGTAGCGGTGGCGCTTTCGTCACCGGCAGCAATCAATTTAGTCACAAGCCAACAGAGGGCACTGTAAATAAACATTCTACCTTATCGACGCTGGTGCAGCAGTCAGTGGCAGCAGCGGGGGCCACAGTCCCGGACCAGGAGATGGCGGCCAGTGCCGCAACCG GGATCTTCACCACCCACTGGCAGGCGACGACGGAGCCAAGCTTCATCACCCGGACGAAGCCGCCCAAGCCAAACAAACCGTCCAAGAAACCGATCCTGTCCATCACGAACAACATTCAAAGCACCGTACTGAAACCAAAACCATCG GCCAAACCGACAAAGCAAAGTACCAgcactacgacgacgacgaccaccccGAGGCCCACCACAACAACCTCTTCCagcaccacgaccaccaccaccaccactaccagcaCCACTACGACGGCGAGTCCCACAACTTCCGGTTCGAGCAGCTCAACAAGTCGCACGCCCGGCGCGGTGTCTGACCCATCTGTGATTGACGTCGACGAAGTATCGCCATCCATTTCGTCCTACACGACCGCCCCGGGCCGGTCAACGATTTCCGCGGCGAGAAACGCTG ACTGCGGAGTGCAGACGATGGGTCGGCCGGAGACGCGGATAGTGGGCGGCAAGAATGCGCCGTTCGGGCGCTGGCCGTGGCAGGTGTCGGTCCGGCGGACGTCTTTTTTCGGCTTCTCGAGCACCCACCGGTGCGGCGGAGCTGTCATAAACGATAACTGGATCGCGACGGCGGGCCACTGTGTCGACGA CCTGCTAACGTCGCAGATTCGGATACGGGTCGGCGAGTACGATTTCTCGCACGTCCTGGAGCAGCTGCCGTACATCGAGCGGGGCGTCGCCCGGAAGGTGGTCCATCCGAAGTACAACTTCTTCACGTACGAGTTCGACCTGGCACTCGTGAAGCTGGAGCAGCCGCTCGTCTTTGCGCCGCACATCAGCCCCATCTGTCTGCCGGCGACGGACGACCTGCTGATCGGCGAGaacgccaccgtcaccggctgGGGGCGGCTCAGCGAAGGCGGCACACTGCCGTCCGTCCTGCAGGAG GTGTCCGTGCCGATAGTGAGCAACGACCGGTGCAAATCGATGTTCTTGCGCGCCGGCCGCCACGAGTTTATTCCGGACATTTTCCTCTGCGCTGGCCACGACACCGGCGGGCAGGATTCGTGCCAGGGCGACTCCGGCGGCCCTCTGCAG GTGAAAGGTAAGGACGGCCACTACTTTCTGGCCGGCATCATCTCCTGGGGCATCGGGTGCGCCGAAGCGAACCTGCCCGGTGTCTGCACGCGAATATCGAAGTTTGTACCGTGGATCATGGAAACCGTCCTGTGA
- the LOC128269912 gene encoding uncharacterized protein LOC128269912 has protein sequence MCSAVTYKVLCWFYALCHLYLAYCAILNAGGISRLIGKSDCATESGSERAEEQTCNVTLVTASALDCFMSLLMLGAVTMRKTTLLKAYMAYLWIRFIFCFYMWLTVWNTFRTGDAKYVPFSVWALVLVLFCVYYSLELWVMKGAHDAIGLEWADRDAVDCCCLCCLRVEGFIP, from the exons ATGTGTTCCGCTGTGACATATAAGGTGTTGTGCTGGTTTTATGCCCTCTGCCACTTGTACCTCGCGTACTGCGCCATCCTGAACGCCGGTGGCATAAGCAGGTTGATCGGCAAATCTGATTGTGCTACCGAAAGCGGATCCGAGCGGGCAGAAGAACAAACGTGCAATGTTA CTCTGGTCACCGCAAGTGCGCTGGATTGCTTCATgtcgctgctgatgctgggaGCTGTCACAATG CGGAAGACGACGTTGCTGAAGGCGTACATGGCATACCTGTGGATTCGATTCATATTCTGCTTCTATATGTGGCTGACTGTGTGGAACACATTCCGAACCGGAGATGCAAAATACGTGCCGTTCTCTGTGTGGGCCCTTGTCCTGGTCCTATTCTGCG TGTACTACAGCCTAGAGCTTTGGGTGATGAAGGGAGCCCATGACGCCATCGGCCTGGAGTGGGCCGACCGGGATGCTGtcgactgctgctgcctttGCTGCCTGCGCGTGGAAGGATTTATACCCTGA